The following DNA comes from Ornithobacterium rhinotracheale DSM 15997.
AATGCCTAATTGCTTTAAAGTCCTATTAACGCCTAATTCAGAGTTTTTTACCACCTCTATAATCTCTGCTTTTTCTTCTGCCGTTAGTCTCATATATTTTTTAAATTGAGGGGTTAATCCAACAGATTTAAGCTTTTTTTTACAATGTCATAACGAATAACCAAATCGGCCAAAGACTCCTTCAATACGGTATTTTCTCTGCGTAAATCTTTGACCTCCTCACTGGTAGCTTCTCTTGTTTCGTTACCCGAAAGACGTTTCTTTCCTGCTTCAATGAACTCTTTGCTCCATTTGTAATAAGTGGCTTCGCTGATGCCATATTTTCTGCACAGCTCTGCTACACTGAGCTCTGCACGTAAGCCTTCCATGACGATTAAAATCTTTTGTTCTGCATTGTACACTTGTCGTGTATTACGGCGAACTTCCTTAATAAGCTTTTCGCTTTTTGTTTGTTTTTTTACCATGTTCTAAGTGGTTTTTGTAAAGTTAGTTTTTTCTTTTTTTAACTATACTATTTTTAACCTAAACTGGTAAACTTTTTGCTGACGATTTACAGCAAAAGCCCAGAAGAAATTAAAAAGCTTTGTAGAAAAACATAACCAAACTATTGCTACAAAGGCTAAAATAATGATAAAGCATTTTCTAAACAAAGTATATAATGCCAAAAAACTAAAAGGAAAAGCCAAAGCCATGGTAGTAACACAAGATATAGAATCTGCTATCCGCTATTATAAAGCTTTAAATGAAATTTTAAAATCAAAGGGAAATCCTTTTAAAATAGCCATTGCTTTTTCTGGAGAAAAAACCGTTGACGGTGTAGAATATACAGAAGCAGCACTAAATGGTTTTTCCGAGAATGAAACAAAAGATTATTTTGATAAAGATGAATATAGAATTTTGGTTGTAGCTAATAAATACCTTACAGGGTTTGATCAGCCTAAATTAAGTTGTATGTATATAGACAAACGCTTGCAAGGCGTACTTGCGGTGCAAGCTTTAAGCCGATTGAATAGATCGTCAGAAAAACTTGGAAAGAAAACAGAAGATTTATTTATCCTAGATTTTTACAACGAAGTAGAGGATATAAAATCATCATTTGACCCGTTTTATACTTCAACATCTTTAAGTAAAGCTACTGATGTAAATATTTTACATGAATTAGAGAGCACATTAAATGGAGTTGGCGTCTACGAATTAGATGAAGTAGAAGATTTTATAAACAAATATTTTGCGGGGGAAGACGCTCAATATCTCAGCCCCATCATAGATACAGCAGCAGAAAGATTTAATCAAGAATTAGAGCTAGAAGAAGATGAAAAAAAAGATTTCAAAGTAAAAGCAAAGCAATTTGTAAAAATCTATGGGCAGATGGCAGCTATTATCCCATTTGAAGTAATTTCGTGGGAGAGATTATTCTGGTTTTTAAAATTTTTAATTCCAAAACTAATTGTAAGAACAAAAGAAGATGATTTGATAGATGAGATTTTGGAATCCGTAGATTTATCTACTTATGGAATTGAAAGAACAAAATTAAACTATAACATAGAACTCGATGACTCAAATTCTGAAGTAGATCCACAGAACTCAAATCCAAGAGGTGTGCAGAATGAAACTAATGAAAAAAATGCCTTGGATGAAATTATAAAAGTTTTTAATGAAAGATATTTTCAACAATGGAATAAAGCACCTAAAGATCAAAAAGAAACGATGTTTAAAATTAATGAACAGATTAAAAACCACTCAGATTTTATAGACAAAGTGGTGAAAAATAATGATGTGCAAAATAAAGATTTAGCATTTAGGTTATTAGCAGATACTATTATGAAAAACCGCAGAAAAGATGAAATTGATTTGTATAAACTTTATGCAAAAGACAAGGTTTTTTATGAGGGGTTCTTAGATATCTTGAAAAGATTATCAGGAGTGTTTTAAATAACGAAAAATAGTATAAAACAAGGACAGTTTATTGCTGTCCTTGTTTGTTTTGAACACAATCGAGAATGATAATCATGAAAATTAGAATTTTGATGGATTTTGTGTTTTCATCAGTATGTTTGATTGGGGTTTTGATACAGAAAACACTCAAACCGAATTTAAACAGCTAAATCCTTTATTTTCGGTTGAGATTTCTTAATTTCGCTGCAAATCTTTTAAAATTCAATCATGATTAAAAAATCTTACTATATTCTACTTAGTATTTCGTTGTTAAGCTCTTGTGGCTCTATTCACCGTATAGATAAAGGGGATAGGCATACAACTTTTAAGAAAACGAAAGTAGATAATAGCGTAAGTGGGCGTGCAAAAACGGTTTTAGATGAAGCGCATTACTATTTTGGGACACCATATAAATATGGCGGAACGACTAAAAATGGCATGGACTGCTCGGGATTGCTCTGGAATTCGTACCAGAAAGTAAACATTCAGTTACCACGCGTTTCTCGTGAACAAGCCAATTATGGCATGAAAATCAATTTGAAAGATGTGCAACCTGGAGATGCTGTTTTCTTCAACACATCGGGGAGAGGGATTTCGCACGCAGGCATTGTAGACCGAGTTTCTGGGGGCGAAGTTTTTTTCATTCACTCATCATCTTCCAAGGGGGTAATGGTGAGTTCTCTAGAAGAGCCTTATTGGAAAAAAAGATTTGTGAAAGCAGTGCGCTACTTGCACTAAATGTTGGTATAATCTAATTCTTTTAATTTTTTGCGATAAAGGTTTAGCAATTTAGATTTAGAAATAAATCCTACAAATTCTTTCCCATTCAGCACGGGCAATACCCAAGAGCCCGTTTCTTCAAATTTCTGGAGAATCGTTTTGGGATTATCTTTCCCTTTGATGATGATGGCTGGTGGTGCCGTTGTTAAATCCATAATTGGCAAAGTCCCATATTGTTGCACCTCAAAAAGTGTTTTGCGGTGTTCATTAACATTTACTACGCCTATGAATTCATCATTTTCATTAATCACGGGAAAAACATTTCGTTTGCTCATCTCCACCAAGCGAACGAGTGCTCCTAGATAATCCGATTTTTTCAATTTATGAACATTGGTTTCCGTAATTTCGTCCATGTTCATATCAATTAAAATATTAGAATCTTTATCATGAGTTGTCAATTCGCCACGATGAGCCAATTCTTCTTTATAAAAAGGCAATTTAAAATAGTATCGATTAATCCCAAAGGCAATTACCACCACAAGCATAATCGGCACGATGAGCGTATAGCCGTTACTAATTTCTGCAATTAAGAATATCGCCGTAAGCGGTGCGTGCAAAACACCTGCAAGCAATCCGCTCATTCCGACGAGGCTAAAGTTTACTTCGCTGACATTAAATCCAAAAAGGTTTAAAAATTTAGCAAAACCATTTCCGAGCGTGCAACCTGCAAATAACGAAGGTCCAAAAATCCCCGCCACGCCACCAGCTCCCAGAGTAGTCGCTGTGGCAATGGTTTTGAGTGCACCAACGCTTAATATAAAAATCACAATGGTTATTGGATTATAAAATTGCTGAAAATAGGTATTCATCATTAGAATATCGCCATTTCCACGCAACATTTCGTTCATTTGTTCCGCCCCTTCGCCAAATATGGGAGGAAAGAAGAAAGTGATGACACCAATCGTTAATCCACCTAAAATAATCTTTAAAAATGGAGAACTATTTCGTTTAAAATATCGCTCGGTAAACTTATACATTCTCGTAAACGAAACCGAGGCAAATCCCGAAAAAACACCTAATAATACATAATAAGGAATGGCACTTACTTGAAATTCACCAATGATACGCACAGGGAAAATCACATCATTATCATTAAAGAAATATGAAATCGTAATCGCTGAGATAGAGGAGAGTAGGAGCGGAATCATGGAGCCTAAAGTGAAATCCAAAGCAAAGACTTCAATGGCAAATACAATTGCTGCCATGGGAGCTTTAAACAACGAAGACATCGCGCCCACTGCGGCACAACCAATTAGGAGCACACGCGTTTTTCTATCCATTTTAAAGTATTCGGCGATTTTGGTGGTAAGTGCGGCACCCGATACCACCGTAGGTCCCTCGAGCCCTCCAGAGCCACCCAAGCCCACTGTAAATGGCACCAAAATAAGTGAACTGTATGTTTGGTATTTTTCTTTAAATGTTCCGTGATTGGTAATCGCTCGCAAGGTGGCAGGGATTCCTTGTATCACGGGTTGTTTTATCACAAATCGTATGAATAAATAAGTGAAAAGCAATCCCAAACCTGGGAACAAAAAATAGTAATAATCGTATTTTCTAAACAAACCATGCATCAAAACATCGTTTACAAAAACAGTCATTTTAACGATGAGCAGGGCATAAATACCACTAATCAGCCCAATGATGAGTGCCAATAAATAAATGAACCTAAGCGGAGAAAATACATTATAACGCAATTTCTCTAGCCAGTGTTTTATCTTAATTACCAGCCTGATGTATGCAATACGATTAAATTTCTTGTGTGGCATATTTAAAATTAAAACTCGTGAAACTTTAAAAAAAAAGCCACACGAGTTTTTATCATTCAAAATTTATAAAAAAACGAATTTTTATTGATTTTCTTCTCTCGCTGCTTTTGCCTTTTTCTCTTGAACATCCAAGAAAAGCTCATCTAGCTGTTCTTTAGCAATAGGGGCAGGGGCATCAATCATTACATCACGACCACTATTGTTTTTAGGGAAAGCGATGTAATCTCTAATCGTTTCAGAACCGTCTAAAATAGAAACTAAACGATCGAAACCAAAAGCGATACCACCATGTGGCGGTGCTCCGTATTCAAAAGCATTCATCAAGAACCCGAATTGAGCTTTGGCTTCTTCATCGGTAAAGCCAAGTAGTTCAAACATTTGGCTTTGTAAATCTTTATTAAAGATTCTGATGGATCCTCCACCTATTTCGTTTCCGTTTAATACCAAATCATACGCATTGGCACGCACTTCACCTGGAGCGGTTTTTAATTTCTCGATATCTTCAGGTTTTGGCGAAGTAAATGGGTGGTGCATTGCGTGGTAGCGACCAGTTTCATCATCCCACTCAAGCAATGGGAAATCTACTACCCAAAGCGGCGCAAATTCGTCTGGTTTTCTAAGCCCTAAACGATTTCCAAGCTCCATACGCAACGCCGAAAGTTGCGGGCGCACCTTGTTTGCATCTCCAGACAAAATTAGGATTAAATCACCTTTTTCTGCTTGGCATTTTTCTGCAATTTTCTTTAAATCTTCTTCGTCATAGAATTTATTTACAGACGAAGCATAAGTTCCGTCTTCTTGGTATTTCACCCAAACCATACCTGCGGCACCAATTTGTGGTCTTTTCACGAAATTGGTAAGTTCATCAATCTGTTTGCGTGTATAGTCTGCACAGCCTTTTACATTGATTCCTACAACAAGTTCTGCCTCGTTGAAGATTTTAAAATCTTTGTGCTGAGTTACTTCGTTTAGCTCACAAAACTCCATACCGAAACGGATATCTGGCTTGTCGTTTCCATAGCGTTTCATGGCTTCTTGGTAGCTCATTCTTGGGAATTTGCCCACATCTAAACCTTTGATATCCTTTAATAAATACTGTGTTAAGCCCTCAAATACATTTAAAATATCTTCTTGCTCTACAAACGACATTTCACAATCGATTTGTGTAAACTCTGGCTGACGGTCGGCACGCAAATCTTCATCTCTAAAACATTTCACAATTTGGAAATATTTATCCAAACCACCCACCATCAAAAGTTGTTTGAAAGTCTGCGGAGATTGTGGCAATGCATAAAACTGACCAGGGTTCATGCGAGATGGCACTACGAAATCTCTTGCACCTTCTGGCGTAGACTTAATTAAAACTGGAGTTTCTACTTCGACAAAACCTTCATCAGAAAGGTATTGTCTCACTTTTTGCGCTACTTGGTGTCTAAAGATTAATTTGTTTTTCAAAGGATTTCTACGAATATCCAAATAGCGGTATTTCATTCTAAGCTCATCGCCACCATCGGTTTCATTTTCGATAGTGAAAGGGGGGAGCTTAGCAGCGTTTAGAATCTCAAGCGAATCGATTAAAATCTCGATTTCTCCCGTTGGGATATTCGGGTTTTTAGATTCACGCTCAAGCACTTCGCCAGAAACTTTTATCACAAATTCACGACCGAGTTTTCTTGCTTTTTCAAACAAAGATTTATCGGTGCGCGCTTCATCAAGTACCAACTGAGTAATCCCGTAGCGGTCTCGCAAATCTATCCACATTAAAAATCCTTTATCTCTAATGCCTTGCACCCAGCCACTGAGTTCTACTCTTTCTCCTTTATGGCTTAAATTAAGCGCACCGTTGGTATGTGTTCTATACATTTTTTAACTGAATTTATTTTGATTGCACAAAAATACGCTTTCTGTAGTATAATTAAAAAACTTAGTGCGTAAAATTTAGTTTTAGCCTATATTTTGGGGTAAATTTTGTCTTGCTTGATTGAACTCAGAAATTAAATTTTCCATGATTTTCTTCACGGGCAAAATCTCGTGAATCATCGAGGCACATTGCCCAATTTCGAGCATTCCCTCGGCGGTATCGCCCTCAAACATGCCCAGTTTTGCACGCCCCATGCCTTTCAATTTTTCTAAATCTTCTGGCGTAGCATGCTGAGCATAAGCCTTTAAAATTTCTTGATAAAAAGGATTTTTAATCAATCGCACCGAACCGATTTCTTTCAGCGTTAAATCCGTTCCGCCCTCGTCGGTTTTTAGAATTTCATTTTTAAAATTAATGTGCGCAGAAGATTCTTCGCTCATCACAAAACGCGTCCCAATTTGAACCCCCTCTGCACCCAAAACCATGGCTGCCAATATTTGCTGCCCCGTGGCAATTCCGCCTGCAGCAATCAGCGGTACTTGAATCGCTTTTTTCACTTCTGGAATTAGGCAAAAAGTCGTAGTTTCTTCTCTGCCATTATGTCCACCTGCCTCAAAGCCTTCTGCCACAATGGCGTCCACGCCTGCTTCTTGCGATTTAAGTGCAAATTTAACACTCGATACTACATGCGCTACCTTAACACCTTCTTTTTTAAGCGTTTCAGTCCACTTTTTGGGGCTTCCCGCCGAGGTGAAAACCACAGGAACCTTCAACCTTAAAATACTTTCCACATGTTCCTCGATATTGGGGTAGAGTAGTGGTAAATTTACTCCAAATGGCTGATTTGTAGATTCTTTACATTTTTTAATGTGATATTGTAACACATCGGGGTACATACTGCCAGCTCCCAAAATTCCGAGCCCGCCTGCGTTTGACACTGCAGAAACGAGTTTCCAGCCGCTAGCCCACACCATACCGCCCTGAACAATAGGGTGTTGTATATTAAATAATTGACAAATTCTATTCATTTTTCTTGTTGATTTTCAAGGGCTAAGTTAGTGATTTTTTTCCTTTGGCAGATTTTTTGTTTAAATAAATGACGATGTTTTTGAAAATCAGCAAAACATCTTTTATTTTTGCAAAAAATTAATATATAAATATTATGTATTGGACATTAGAATTAGCCTCTTATTTGAGCGATGCGCCGTGGCCTGCCACTAAGGATGAATTAATCGATTACGCCATTAGAACAGGTGCGCCACTGGAGGTAGTAGAGAATTTACAGTCTATCGAAGATGAGGGAG
Coding sequences within:
- a CDS encoding type I restriction enzyme subunit R domain-containing protein codes for the protein MVVTQDIESAIRYYKALNEILKSKGNPFKIAIAFSGEKTVDGVEYTEAALNGFSENETKDYFDKDEYRILVVANKYLTGFDQPKLSCMYIDKRLQGVLAVQALSRLNRSSEKLGKKTEDLFILDFYNEVEDIKSSFDPFYTSTSLSKATDVNILHELESTLNGVGVYELDEVEDFINKYFAGEDAQYLSPIIDTAAERFNQELELEEDEKKDFKVKAKQFVKIYGQMAAIIPFEVISWERLFWFLKFLIPKLIVRTKEDDLIDEILESVDLSTYGIERTKLNYNIELDDSNSEVDPQNSNPRGVQNETNEKNALDEIIKVFNERYFQQWNKAPKDQKETMFKINEQIKNHSDFIDKVVKNNDVQNKDLAFRLLADTIMKNRRKDEIDLYKLYAKDKVFYEGFLDILKRLSGVF
- a CDS encoding C40 family peptidase, giving the protein MIKKSYYILLSISLLSSCGSIHRIDKGDRHTTFKKTKVDNSVSGRAKTVLDEAHYYFGTPYKYGGTTKNGMDCSGLLWNSYQKVNIQLPRVSREQANYGMKINLKDVQPGDAVFFNTSGRGISHAGIVDRVSGGEVFFIHSSSSKGVMVSSLEEPYWKKRFVKAVRYLH
- a CDS encoding chloride channel protein gives rise to the protein MPHKKFNRIAYIRLVIKIKHWLEKLRYNVFSPLRFIYLLALIIGLISGIYALLIVKMTVFVNDVLMHGLFRKYDYYYFLFPGLGLLFTYLFIRFVIKQPVIQGIPATLRAITNHGTFKEKYQTYSSLILVPFTVGLGGSGGLEGPTVVSGAALTTKIAEYFKMDRKTRVLLIGCAAVGAMSSLFKAPMAAIVFAIEVFALDFTLGSMIPLLLSSISAITISYFFNDNDVIFPVRIIGEFQVSAIPYYVLLGVFSGFASVSFTRMYKFTERYFKRNSSPFLKIILGGLTIGVITFFFPPIFGEGAEQMNEMLRGNGDILMMNTYFQQFYNPITIVIFILSVGALKTIATATTLGAGGVAGIFGPSLFAGCTLGNGFAKFLNLFGFNVSEVNFSLVGMSGLLAGVLHAPLTAIFLIAEISNGYTLIVPIMLVVVIAFGINRYYFKLPFYKEELAHRGELTTHDKDSNILIDMNMDEITETNVHKLKKSDYLGALVRLVEMSKRNVFPVINENDEFIGVVNVNEHRKTLFEVQQYGTLPIMDLTTAPPAIIIKGKDNPKTILQKFEETGSWVLPVLNGKEFVGFISKSKLLNLYRKKLKELDYTNI
- the aspS gene encoding aspartate--tRNA ligase, translating into MYRTHTNGALNLSHKGERVELSGWVQGIRDKGFLMWIDLRDRYGITQLVLDEARTDKSLFEKARKLGREFVIKVSGEVLERESKNPNIPTGEIEILIDSLEILNAAKLPPFTIENETDGGDELRMKYRYLDIRRNPLKNKLIFRHQVAQKVRQYLSDEGFVEVETPVLIKSTPEGARDFVVPSRMNPGQFYALPQSPQTFKQLLMVGGLDKYFQIVKCFRDEDLRADRQPEFTQIDCEMSFVEQEDILNVFEGLTQYLLKDIKGLDVGKFPRMSYQEAMKRYGNDKPDIRFGMEFCELNEVTQHKDFKIFNEAELVVGINVKGCADYTRKQIDELTNFVKRPQIGAAGMVWVKYQEDGTYASSVNKFYDEEDLKKIAEKCQAEKGDLILILSGDANKVRPQLSALRMELGNRLGLRKPDEFAPLWVVDFPLLEWDDETGRYHAMHHPFTSPKPEDIEKLKTAPGEVRANAYDLVLNGNEIGGGSIRIFNKDLQSQMFELLGFTDEEAKAQFGFLMNAFEYGAPPHGGIAFGFDRLVSILDGSETIRDYIAFPKNNSGRDVMIDAPAPIAKEQLDELFLDVQEKKAKAAREENQ
- a CDS encoding NAD(P)H-dependent flavin oxidoreductase, encoding MNRICQLFNIQHPIVQGGMVWASGWKLVSAVSNAGGLGILGAGSMYPDVLQYHIKKCKESTNQPFGVNLPLLYPNIEEHVESILRLKVPVVFTSAGSPKKWTETLKKEGVKVAHVVSSVKFALKSQEAGVDAIVAEGFEAGGHNGREETTTFCLIPEVKKAIQVPLIAAGGIATGQQILAAMVLGAEGVQIGTRFVMSEESSAHINFKNEILKTDEGGTDLTLKEIGSVRLIKNPFYQEILKAYAQHATPEDLEKLKGMGRAKLGMFEGDTAEGMLEIGQCASMIHEILPVKKIMENLISEFNQARQNLPQNIG
- a CDS encoding DUF2795 domain-containing protein yields the protein MYWTLELASYLSDAPWPATKDELIDYAIRTGAPLEVVENLQSIEDEGDQYESIQEIWADYPTDDDFLWNEDEY